In a single window of the Micromonospora sp. WMMD1155 genome:
- a CDS encoding ABC transporter ATP-binding protein, translated as MTLLELENVAVAYGRIEALHGISLTVNEGEVVALIGANGAGKTTTMRAISGTRSLSEGKITFNGEDISKLRADLRVVRGLCQSPEGRQIFPGMTVMENLDMGAYTRRDSAGIAADLDRVLGLFPRLAERRKQAGGTLSGGEQQMLAVGRALMSRPKLLLLDEPSMGLAPLVIRQIFDIITEINQQGTTILLVEQNAQQALSRAHRGYVLETGRIVKEGSGQDLLHDPSVKEAYLGVA; from the coding sequence ATGACGCTGCTTGAGTTGGAGAACGTCGCCGTCGCCTACGGTCGGATCGAGGCGCTGCACGGGATCAGCCTCACCGTCAACGAGGGTGAGGTGGTGGCCCTGATCGGCGCGAACGGCGCCGGCAAGACCACCACGATGCGGGCCATCTCCGGGACCCGGTCGCTGTCCGAGGGGAAGATCACCTTCAACGGTGAGGACATCAGCAAGCTCCGGGCCGACCTGCGGGTGGTCCGGGGGCTGTGTCAGTCGCCGGAGGGCCGGCAGATCTTCCCGGGCATGACGGTGATGGAGAACCTGGACATGGGGGCGTACACCCGGCGGGACTCCGCCGGCATCGCCGCCGACCTGGACCGGGTGCTGGGCCTCTTCCCGCGGCTGGCCGAGCGGCGCAAGCAGGCCGGTGGCACGCTCTCCGGCGGCGAGCAGCAGATGCTCGCCGTCGGTCGGGCGCTGATGAGCCGTCCGAAGCTGCTGCTGCTCGACGAGCCGTCGATGGGTCTGGCTCCGCTGGTCATTCGGCAGATCTTCGACATCATCACGGAGATCAATCAGCAGGGCACCACCATCCTGCTGGTGGAGCAGAACGCCCAGCAGGCGCTGTCGCGGGCACACCGCGGCTACGTGCTGGAGACCGGTCGGATCGTGAAGGAGGGGTCCGGTCAGGACCTGCTGCACGATCCGTCGGTCAAGGAGGCGTACCTCGGCGTGGCCTGA
- the polA gene encoding DNA polymerase I yields the protein MTATTPRLLLVDGHSMAYRAFFALPVENFSTTTGQPTNAVYGFTSMLINVLRDEQPTHIVVAFDVSRRSFRTEQYAEYKAGRSETPNDFKGQVSLVKEVLAALQIPVVEKEGFEADDVIATLACQARDQGMSVLISSGDRDAFQLVDDQITVLYPRKGVSDLARMDPAAIEAKYGVGPQQYRDLAALVGESSDNLPGIPGVGPKTAAKWITTYGGVEGVIARADEIKGKAGDSLRERLADVIRNYEINRLVSDLELPLRPEDTRWTGWDREAVHQVFDTLEFRILRDRLYQYLEAVEPEAESGFDLAGEVLTEAGALAGWLGTHAPTGTPVGLAVKLDTGVNRRHTASITGLALATAGGAAAWVDPARLDPTDEGALAAWLADAQRPKVLHDSKPAVLACAAHGWQLAGIVRDTQIAAYLARPDQRSYDLTDLALRYLHRELRVDVPESGQLTLDGLGDEGIAEQNLMLQARATLDLADAIDAELSRDGEQSARLMAGVELPLMRVLAAMESTGIAADTHYLSELEAHFAAEVKAAAQGAYEAVGREFNLGSPKQLQEILFTELGLPKTKKIKTGYTTDADALQWLYAQQPHPVLAHLLRHRDVAKLKSTVDGLLKSVSDDGRIHTTFNQTVAATGRLSSTEPNLQNIPIRTEEGRRIRRAFVVGEGYECLLTADYSQIEMRIMAHLSSDDALIDAFNSGADFHAATASSVFGVPLDEVTADQRRKIKAMNYGLAYGLSAFGLSQQLSISTEEARGLMENYFAGFGGVRDYLQQVVARARQDGYTSTILGRRRYLPDLVSDNRQRRDIAERMALNAPIQGSAADIIKVAMLHVDTALGEAGLRSRMLLQVHDELVFEVAPGEREALEALVRHEMGGAYPLSVPLEVSVGEGRDWNSADH from the coding sequence GTGACAGCTACGACGCCGCGCCTGCTTCTCGTCGACGGACATTCCATGGCATACCGGGCCTTCTTCGCCCTTCCCGTGGAGAACTTCTCCACCACGACGGGTCAGCCGACGAACGCGGTGTACGGCTTCACGTCGATGCTGATCAACGTCCTGCGCGACGAGCAGCCCACCCACATCGTGGTGGCCTTCGACGTCTCCCGCCGTTCCTTCCGCACCGAGCAGTACGCGGAGTACAAGGCCGGCCGCAGCGAGACCCCGAACGACTTCAAGGGCCAGGTCAGCCTGGTCAAGGAGGTCCTGGCCGCGCTCCAGATCCCGGTGGTGGAGAAGGAGGGCTTCGAGGCCGACGACGTCATCGCCACCCTCGCCTGCCAGGCCCGCGACCAGGGCATGTCGGTGCTGATCAGCAGCGGTGACCGGGATGCCTTCCAGTTGGTCGACGACCAGATCACCGTCCTCTACCCGCGCAAGGGCGTCTCCGACCTGGCCCGGATGGATCCGGCGGCGATCGAGGCGAAGTACGGCGTCGGCCCGCAGCAGTACCGGGACCTGGCCGCTCTCGTCGGGGAGTCCAGTGACAACCTGCCCGGCATCCCCGGCGTCGGCCCGAAGACCGCAGCCAAGTGGATCACCACCTACGGCGGGGTGGAGGGCGTGATCGCCCGCGCCGACGAGATCAAGGGCAAGGCCGGCGACAGCCTGCGCGAGCGCCTCGCCGACGTGATCCGCAACTACGAGATCAACCGGCTGGTCTCCGACCTGGAGTTGCCGCTGCGCCCGGAGGACACCCGTTGGACCGGGTGGGACCGCGAGGCCGTGCACCAGGTCTTCGACACCCTCGAGTTCCGCATCCTGCGTGACCGCCTCTACCAATACCTGGAGGCGGTCGAGCCGGAGGCCGAGTCCGGGTTCGACCTGGCCGGCGAGGTGCTCACGGAGGCGGGCGCGCTGGCCGGCTGGCTGGGCACGCACGCCCCGACCGGCACCCCGGTCGGGCTGGCGGTCAAGCTCGACACCGGCGTCAACCGCCGACACACCGCCTCCATCACCGGCCTGGCGCTGGCCACCGCCGGTGGCGCGGCGGCCTGGGTCGACCCGGCGCGGCTCGACCCGACCGACGAGGGCGCCCTGGCCGCATGGTTGGCCGACGCGCAGCGCCCCAAGGTGCTGCACGACAGCAAACCGGCGGTGCTGGCCTGCGCCGCGCACGGCTGGCAACTCGCCGGCATCGTCCGCGACACCCAGATCGCCGCCTACCTGGCTCGCCCCGACCAGCGCTCCTACGACCTCACCGACCTGGCGCTGCGCTACCTGCACCGCGAGCTGCGGGTCGATGTGCCGGAGTCCGGTCAGCTCACCCTTGACGGGCTGGGCGACGAGGGCATCGCCGAGCAGAACCTGATGCTCCAGGCCCGGGCCACTCTCGACCTGGCCGACGCGATCGACGCCGAGTTGTCCCGCGACGGCGAGCAGTCCGCCCGGCTGATGGCCGGGGTGGAGCTGCCGTTGATGCGCGTGCTGGCCGCCATGGAGAGCACCGGCATCGCCGCCGACACCCACTACCTGTCCGAGTTGGAGGCGCACTTCGCCGCCGAGGTGAAGGCCGCCGCGCAGGGCGCGTACGAGGCGGTGGGTCGCGAGTTCAACCTCGGCTCACCCAAGCAGTTGCAGGAGATCCTCTTCACCGAGCTGGGCCTGCCGAAGACCAAGAAGATCAAGACGGGCTACACCACCGACGCCGACGCCCTGCAGTGGCTCTACGCCCAGCAGCCGCACCCGGTGCTGGCGCATCTGCTGCGCCACCGCGACGTGGCCAAGCTCAAGTCGACGGTGGACGGTCTGCTCAAGTCGGTCTCCGACGACGGCCGGATCCACACCACCTTCAACCAGACGGTGGCCGCCACCGGTCGGCTCTCCTCCACCGAACCCAACCTGCAGAACATCCCGATCCGCACCGAGGAGGGGCGGCGCATCCGCCGGGCCTTCGTGGTGGGGGAGGGCTACGAGTGCCTGCTCACCGCCGACTACAGCCAGATCGAGATGCGCATCATGGCGCACCTGTCGTCGGACGACGCACTCATCGACGCCTTCAACTCCGGTGCCGACTTCCACGCCGCCACCGCCTCGTCGGTCTTCGGGGTGCCACTCGACGAGGTCACCGCCGACCAGCGCCGCAAGATCAAGGCCATGAACTACGGCCTGGCGTACGGGCTCAGCGCGTTCGGCCTGTCCCAGCAGCTCAGCATCAGCACCGAAGAGGCGCGCGGGCTGATGGAGAACTACTTCGCCGGCTTCGGCGGGGTGCGTGACTACCTCCAGCAGGTCGTCGCCCGAGCCCGCCAGGACGGCTACACCTCGACCATCCTGGGTCGTCGCCGCTACCTGCCCGACCTGGTCAGCGACAACCGGCAGCGCCGCGACATCGCCGAGCGGATGGCGCTCAACGCCCCCATCCAGGGCTCCGCGGCCGACATCATCAAGGTCGCGATGCTGCACGTCGACACCGCCCTCGGCGAAGCCGGGCTGCGCTCGCGCATGCTGCTGCAGGTGCACGACGAGTTGGTCTTCGAGGTCGCCCCCGGTGAGCGGGAGGCGTTGGAGGCACTGGTCCGCCACGAGATGGGCGGCGCGTACCCGCTGTCGGTGCCGCTGGAGGTCTCGGTCGGCGAAGGCCGGGACTGGAACAGCGCCGATCACTAG
- a CDS encoding DUF2945 domain-containing protein has protein sequence MAEQRFHKGDHVSWSAHGSRAYGVVRETITERTRIRGRAVNASPDDPQYRVRSDGTGRDVAHRPEALRHEQG, from the coding sequence ATGGCCGAACAGAGATTCCACAAGGGCGACCATGTCTCCTGGTCGGCCCACGGAAGCCGCGCGTACGGCGTGGTGCGGGAGACCATCACCGAGCGGACCCGGATCCGGGGGCGAGCCGTGAACGCGTCGCCCGACGACCCGCAGTACCGGGTCCGCAGTGACGGAACGGGCCGCGACGTGGCCCACCGCCCCGAGGCGCTGCGCCATGAGCAGGGCTGA
- a CDS encoding class I SAM-dependent methyltransferase, with the protein MDDDSRVTRRRVGDAETRRANRGWWDTDADDYQAEHGAFLGDVDFVWCPEGLREADARLLGELPGRRVLEVGCGAAAAARWLATQGARPIAFDLSAGMLRHAAKAADDTGVRVPLVQADALALPFADRSFDLACTAFGAIPFVDDSATLHAEVHRVLRPGGRWVFSVTHPMRWIFLDDPGERGLTAVHSYFDRSPYVEQDESGVATYVEQHRTLGDRVRELVGAGFRLVDLVEPEWPEGHEGIWGQWSPLRGRLFPGTAIFVTEKPAA; encoded by the coding sequence GTGGATGACGACAGCCGGGTCACCCGGCGCCGGGTGGGTGACGCGGAGACCCGTCGGGCCAACCGTGGCTGGTGGGACACCGACGCCGACGACTACCAGGCCGAGCACGGCGCGTTCCTCGGCGACGTCGACTTCGTCTGGTGCCCGGAGGGGCTCCGCGAGGCCGACGCCCGCCTGCTCGGCGAGCTGCCCGGACGGCGCGTGCTGGAGGTCGGCTGCGGCGCGGCGGCCGCTGCCCGCTGGCTCGCCACCCAGGGCGCCCGGCCGATCGCCTTCGACCTGTCCGCCGGCATGTTGCGGCACGCCGCCAAGGCCGCCGACGACACCGGGGTACGCGTACCGCTGGTGCAGGCCGACGCCCTCGCCCTGCCGTTCGCCGACCGGTCGTTCGACCTCGCCTGCACCGCGTTCGGCGCGATCCCGTTCGTGGACGACTCGGCGACCCTGCACGCCGAGGTGCACCGGGTCCTGCGCCCCGGCGGACGATGGGTGTTCTCGGTGACCCACCCGATGCGGTGGATCTTCCTGGACGATCCGGGCGAGCGCGGGTTGACCGCCGTGCACTCGTACTTCGACCGTTCCCCGTACGTGGAGCAGGACGAATCCGGCGTGGCGACCTACGTCGAGCAGCACCGTACGCTCGGCGACCGGGTCCGGGAGCTGGTCGGGGCCGGCTTCCGGCTGGTGGACCTGGTGGAGCCCGAGTGGCCGGAGGGGCACGAGGGCATCTGGGGGCAGTGGAGCCCACTGCGCGGGAGACTCTTTCCCGGTACGGCCATCTTCGTCACCGAGAAGCCCGCCGCCTGA
- the rpsA gene encoding 30S ribosomal protein S1 produces the protein MISLAIVRCARRRIRWREQVTATPACCDNPPTGATAHMTSSIEAPSSATRVTHDDLGSEEAFLAAIDETIKYFNDGDIVEGTVVKVDRDEVLLDIGYKTEGVIPSRELSIKHDVDPAEVVTVGDHIEALVLQKEDKEGRLILSKKRAQYERAWGTIEKIKDEDGVVRGSVIEVVKGGLILDIGLRGFLPASLVEMRRVRDLQPYVGRELEAKIIELDKNRNNVVLSRRAWLEQTQSEVRTEFLNKLQKGQVRKGVVSSIVNFGAFVDLGGVDGLVHVSELSWKHIDHPSEVVEVGQEVEVEVLDVDLDRERVSLSLKATQEDPWRQFARTHAIQQIVPGKVTKLVPFGAFVRVDDGIEGLVHISELAERHVEIPEQVVQVGSEVMVKVIDIDLERRRISLSLKQANEGFVEGEEHFDPTLYGMAATYDTEGNYIYPEGFDPETGEWLEGYDKQRETWENQYAEARQRWEAHTKQVQTSRAADAEAAANPAPAVPAAAGGGGGTTSSSSPAPSRQAEEPAGTLATDEALAALREKLAGGK, from the coding sequence ATGATCTCACTAGCGATCGTTCGGTGTGCCCGGCGACGGATCCGCTGGCGCGAACAGGTCACCGCGACACCAGCCTGCTGTGACAACCCACCGACCGGAGCAACCGCCCACATGACGAGCAGCATCGAGGCCCCCTCGAGCGCCACCCGGGTCACCCACGACGATCTCGGTTCCGAGGAGGCTTTCCTCGCCGCGATCGACGAGACCATCAAGTACTTCAACGACGGCGACATTGTCGAAGGCACCGTCGTCAAGGTCGATCGGGACGAGGTCCTGCTCGACATCGGCTACAAGACCGAGGGCGTCATCCCCTCTCGGGAGTTGTCGATCAAGCACGACGTGGACCCCGCCGAGGTTGTGACGGTTGGTGACCACATCGAGGCCCTGGTCCTCCAGAAGGAGGACAAGGAGGGGCGTCTGATCCTCTCCAAGAAGCGGGCGCAGTACGAGCGGGCCTGGGGCACGATCGAGAAGATCAAGGACGAGGACGGCGTCGTCCGCGGTTCGGTCATCGAGGTGGTCAAGGGCGGCCTCATCCTCGACATCGGGCTGCGCGGCTTCCTGCCCGCGTCGCTGGTCGAGATGCGTCGTGTGCGCGACCTGCAGCCGTACGTCGGGCGGGAGCTCGAAGCCAAGATCATCGAGCTGGACAAGAACCGCAACAACGTGGTCCTGTCCCGCCGGGCCTGGCTCGAGCAGACGCAGTCCGAGGTGCGCACCGAGTTCCTCAACAAGCTGCAGAAGGGCCAGGTCCGCAAGGGCGTCGTGTCCTCGATCGTCAACTTCGGCGCGTTCGTGGACCTCGGTGGCGTCGACGGTCTGGTGCACGTCTCCGAGCTGTCCTGGAAGCACATCGACCACCCGTCCGAGGTCGTCGAGGTGGGCCAGGAGGTCGAGGTCGAGGTCCTGGACGTCGACCTGGACCGCGAGCGGGTCTCGCTGTCGCTGAAGGCGACCCAGGAGGACCCGTGGCGGCAGTTCGCCCGCACCCACGCGATCCAGCAGATCGTGCCGGGTAAGGTCACCAAGCTGGTTCCGTTCGGTGCGTTCGTCCGCGTCGACGACGGCATCGAGGGCCTGGTCCACATCTCCGAGCTGGCCGAGCGCCACGTGGAGATCCCGGAGCAGGTCGTCCAGGTCGGCTCCGAGGTCATGGTCAAGGTCATCGACATCGACCTGGAGCGTCGCCGGATCTCGCTGTCGCTCAAGCAGGCCAACGAGGGCTTCGTCGAGGGCGAGGAGCACTTCGACCCGACCCTCTACGGCATGGCCGCGACGTACGACACCGAGGGCAACTACATCTACCCGGAGGGCTTCGACCCGGAGACGGGCGAGTGGCTCGAGGGCTACGACAAGCAGCGCGAGACCTGGGAGAACCAGTACGCCGAGGCTCGTCAGCGCTGGGAGGCCCACACCAAGCAGGTGCAGACCTCTCGGGCCGCCGACGCCGAGGCCGCTGCCAACCCGGCCCCGGCCGTCCCGGCCGCTGCCGGTGGCGGCGGTGGTACCACCTCCTCGTCCAGCCCGGCCCCGAGCCGGCAGGCCGAGGAGCCGGCCGGCACGCTGGCCACCGACGAGGCGCTCGCCGCACTGCGGGAGAAGCTCGCCGGCGGTAAGTGA
- the coaE gene encoding dephospho-CoA kinase → MLRVGLTGGIGSGKSAVAARLVERGAVLIDADQVAREVVAPGTDGLAEIVAAFSDEVLDADGALDRPALGALVFADEAARRRLESITHPRVRARTAELTAAAAPDSIVVNDVPLLVEVGLAPTYHLVVVVQTAVPTRLERLARDRGMGRAEAERRMAAQADDARRRAVADVVLTNDGSLAALHDAVDALWGRRLLPYEDNLRERRVVPPGRVDRADADATWPEQYARLAARIRHALGADALRIDHIGATAVPGLAAQDVIDVQVAVSSLADADGALADRLANAGFPRVPGQWWDDPRPAGSARWEKRLHGSADPARPVRLHVRVADSPGWRYALMMRDHLRADPDQRAAYLMFKRDLADAAPEVGVSGTASDPWFDEEYLRAEQWAEQTGWRP, encoded by the coding sequence GTGTTGAGAGTGGGGTTGACCGGCGGGATCGGGTCGGGCAAGAGCGCGGTGGCCGCACGGCTGGTCGAGCGGGGCGCGGTGCTCATCGACGCCGACCAGGTGGCGCGGGAGGTCGTGGCACCGGGCACGGACGGGCTGGCCGAGATCGTCGCCGCGTTCTCCGACGAGGTGCTGGACGCCGACGGCGCGTTGGACCGGCCCGCACTGGGCGCACTGGTGTTCGCCGACGAGGCGGCGCGCCGGAGGCTCGAGTCGATCACCCACCCTCGGGTTCGGGCCCGGACCGCCGAGCTGACCGCCGCCGCGGCACCCGACTCGATCGTCGTCAACGACGTACCGCTCCTGGTCGAGGTGGGGCTCGCGCCCACGTACCACCTGGTGGTCGTGGTGCAGACGGCCGTGCCGACGCGACTGGAACGGCTGGCGCGTGACCGGGGGATGGGCCGCGCGGAGGCCGAGCGGCGGATGGCCGCCCAGGCCGACGACGCCCGTCGGCGGGCCGTAGCCGACGTGGTGCTGACCAACGACGGCAGCCTGGCGGCCCTGCACGACGCCGTGGACGCGCTCTGGGGGCGGCGGCTGCTGCCCTACGAGGACAATCTGCGCGAGCGGCGGGTGGTCCCGCCCGGTCGGGTCGACCGGGCTGACGCCGACGCGACGTGGCCGGAGCAGTACGCGCGGCTGGCCGCCCGCATCCGACACGCGCTCGGCGCGGACGCCCTGCGGATCGACCACATCGGCGCGACCGCGGTGCCCGGCCTCGCCGCCCAGGACGTGATCGACGTGCAGGTCGCCGTCTCCAGCCTCGCCGACGCCGATGGTGCCCTGGCCGACCGGCTGGCGAACGCCGGGTTCCCCCGGGTGCCGGGGCAGTGGTGGGACGACCCGCGCCCGGCCGGCAGTGCCCGGTGGGAGAAGAGGTTGCACGGCAGCGCGGACCCGGCCCGCCCGGTTCGCCTGCACGTCCGGGTGGCCGACTCACCGGGCTGGCGTTACGCCCTGATGATGCGCGACCACCTGCGTGCCGACCCGGACCAGCGGGCCGCCTACCTGATGTTCAAGCGGGACCTGGCCGACGCGGCACCGGAGGTCGGCGTCTCGGGCACGGCCAGCGATCCGTGGTTCGACGAGGAGTACCTGCGGGCTGAGCAGTGGGCCGAGCAGACCGGCTGGCGGCCCTGA